The following proteins are co-located in the Candidatus Thermoplasmatota archaeon genome:
- a CDS encoding ATP-binding protein: MLVMGLRRVGKTTLFYQLIQELLNRGVEPTKILYFSFDEEPADIDDLLKTYREKVLKAEFENTRIYIFLDEIQKAKDWQNKLKIYYDIYPELKFFISGSASVSLQKKSKESLAGRIYDFILPQLSFDEFLDLKGMKVELEKVELYRDKILPHFFDYLRKGGFPEITHLDDDEKIKSYIKNSVIERIIYRDLPVEFGLKDIELLNILIRMVAESPGMVLNYDSLSRDLKRSKTTIINYISYLEYALILRLVYNYRKGFVSSSRKLRKIYLTNVSISFALVPHFYTEKFLEKVVENLVINKFNAKNYYRNNYEIDAVIKTSKGILPVEVKYGKIEAKKY, translated from the coding sequence CTTATTCAAGAACTATTAAATAGAGGCGTAGAGCCCACTAAAATCCTGTATTTTTCATTTGACGAAGAGCCGGCAGATATAGATGACTTATTAAAAACATACAGAGAGAAAGTGCTGAAGGCAGAATTTGAAAACACTAGGATATATATTTTTTTAGACGAGATACAAAAGGCAAAAGACTGGCAAAATAAATTGAAGATTTATTATGATATTTATCCAGAACTTAAATTTTTCATTTCAGGCTCAGCTTCTGTAAGTCTGCAAAAGAAATCGAAAGAATCGTTGGCAGGCAGAATCTACGACTTTATTCTTCCACAGTTAAGCTTTGATGAGTTTTTGGATCTTAAAGGTATGAAAGTTGAATTAGAAAAAGTTGAACTCTACAGAGACAAAATTTTACCGCACTTCTTCGACTACTTGCGAAAGGGCGGCTTTCCAGAAATAACTCACCTGGATGATGATGAAAAAATTAAGTCTTACATTAAAAACAGTGTGATCGAAAGGATTATTTATAGAGATTTGCCTGTTGAGTTTGGTCTTAAAGACATAGAACTTCTAAATATTTTAATAAGAATGGTTGCCGAGAGCCCGGGAATGGTATTGAACTACGATAGTCTTTCTAGAGATTTAAAAAGAAGTAAAACAACAATAATTAATTACATCTCTTATTTGGAATACGCGCTGATTTTAAGATTAGTTTATAATTATAGAAAAGGTTTTGTTAGCTCCTCTAGGAAGCTGAGAAAGATTTATCTGACAAACGTATCTATTTCCTTTGCTTTAGTACCCCATTTTTACACAGAAAAATTTTTAGAGAAGGTTGTAGAGAATCTTGTGATAAATAAGTTCAATGCAAAAAATTATTATAGAAATAATTATGAAATAGATGCCGTGATTAAAACTTCGAAAGGAATTTTGCCGGTAGAAGTTAAATATGGAAAAATTGAGGCTAAAAAATACTGA